The following proteins are encoded in a genomic region of Montipora foliosa isolate CH-2021 chromosome 10, ASM3666993v2, whole genome shotgun sequence:
- the LOC137972846 gene encoding uncharacterized protein, which produces MQGSINYCIDRTVKVRILKHVTGDLECNDSLKKQLENARKDIKRLKERVEVQEHASKEHNGGPSREVQLETERSLSWLHESESDIQSELRAIRKRLDDIEEGLGELEGAVEEFQDYSYSFNIKIVGVPELSDREKAEDTSNLCVNLFNMMGAEVSIRDSDIAHRVSFRDTSRMGPKPIVCKFIRRLARNEVMSKRKEGRSVDPSTIGLHEGVDMSSVLLLDHLTPRLQQLYSDAKEFKLKYGYQFCWARNGSIFLRYSADEGSKLLKVRTSGDLARYAQDEQGQLS; this is translated from the exons ATGCAAGGTTCCATAAATTATTGCATTGATCGGACCGTCAAAGTCAGAATTTTAAAACACGTCACCGGAGATTTagaatg CAATGATAGTCTGAAGAAGCAATTAGAGAATGCACGAAAGGATATCAAGAGATTAAAAGAGAGAGTTGAGGTCCAAGAACATGCATCGAAGGAACATAATGGCGGACCTTCCCGCGAGGTGCAATTAGAGACCGAAAGAAGCTTAAGTTGGCTCCATGAGAGCGAAAGTGACATTCAAAGCGAGCTTAGAGCAATCCGTAAACGGCTTGATGATATTGAAGAAGGTCTCGGGGAACTGGAAGGAGCTGTTGAAGAGTTCCAGGATTATAGTTACTCTTTCAATATAAAGATTGTAGGAGTCCCTGAGCTTAGTGATCGAGAGAAGGCAGAGGATACAAGCAACCTTTGTGTTAACTTATTCAATATGATGGGCGCTGAAGTTTCAATACGCGATAGTGATATAGCCCATAGAGTGTCTTTTCGAGACACTTCTCGTATGGGGCCGAAGCCAATTGTTTGCAAGTTTATTCGCAGACTGGCAAGGAATGAAGTGATGTCGAAGAGGAAAGAGGGAAGATCGGTTGATCCGTCCACTATTGGTCTTCACGAGGGAGTTGATATGTCTAGTGTCCTTCTTTTGGACCACCTCACACCTCGTTTGCAGCAGCTATACTCAGATGCAAAGGAATTCAAATTGAAATATGGTTATCAGTTTTGCTGGGCGAGAAATGGATCTATCTTCCTCCGTTATTCAGCGGATGAAGGTTCTAAGCTGCTGAAAGTTCGCACTTCGGGAGACCTTGCTAGATACGCCCAAGACGAACAAGGGCAGTTAAGTTAA
- the LOC137972847 gene encoding N-acetyllactosaminide beta-1,6-N-acetylglucosaminyl-transferase-like, with product MTYAQVVRTSVTANRPSRKSIKARKWERCQKLISGEEKLKGTVTRTPPDSEINAKYTPNQDCAQVLRHHFRHPPVSEEEKQLPIAYSITLYKSARLVERILQAIYMPNNVYCIHIDTKSPDALLRAIKTMIRCLPNVFVVTNRTSVFWGHFSLVQAQLNCMEELLQSSVKWKYYISLVGQDFPLYDNKEIVRALRTLKNHNNIGSKPVAKKFQNRTKFIHRFINNKFVTGDKKPPPPHNITIYKGLTHIIAIRQFVNFVLHSQIGKDFVEFLKDTHIPDEMSYGTLHQYPHAPGGIQGKQPEWIPRALIWQQRDKKNKNSCKGFWKRGLCWISFQDLQ from the exons atgacttacGCTCAGGTTGTCCGAACGTCAGTCACTGCCAATCGTCCTTCTCGAAAATCCATTAAG GccaggaagtgggaaaggtgcCAGAAGCTTATATCCGGTGAGGAAAAGCTAAAGGGAACTGTTACTAGAACACCACCTGATTCAGAAATTAACGCCAAGTACACTCCCAATCAGGACTGTGCTCAAGTCTTAAGACACCATTTCCGCCATCCTCCTGTGTCCGAAGAAGAAAAGCAGCTACCCATCGCTTACTCCATAACATTATACAAAAGTGCACGTTTAGTGGAGAGAATTCTTCAAGCAATCTATATGCCCAACAATGTGTACTGCATTCATATCGACACAAAATCCCCAGACGCCTTGCTGAGAGCCATAAAGACTATGATACGCTGTCTTCCAAATGTCTTTGTCGTCACCAATAGGACAAGTGTTTTCTGGGGACATTTTAGTTTGGTTCAAGCTCAGCTCAATTGTATGGAAGAGCTTTTACAGTCTTCTGTGAAATGGAAATATTATATTAGTTTAGTTGGACAAGATTTTCCACTTTATGATAACAAGGAAATTGTGAGAGCATTGCGAACTCTTAAAAACCACAACAATATTGGCAGTAAACCTGTAGCAAAAAAATTTCAGAACCGCACGAAGTTCATCCACCGTTTTATCAACAATAAGTTCGTTACCGGTGACAAGAAACCCCCTCCACCTCACAACATTACAATTTATAAGGGACTAACCCACATTATTGCGATACGACAATTTGTTAACTTTGTACTGCACAGCCAGATCGGGAAAGactttgttgaatttttaaagGATACTCACATTCCAGATGAAATGTCGTATGGAACCTTACATCAGTATCCGCATGCCCCAGGTGGAATCCAAGGGAAACAGCCAGAGTGGATACCACGCGCTTTGATATGGCAGCAGCGTGATAAGAAGAACAAAAATTCTTGTAAAGGATTCTGGAAACGAGGTCTATGTTGGATCTCTTTTCAAGACCTGCAGTAA